DNA from Carassius carassius chromosome 25, fCarCar2.1, whole genome shotgun sequence:
GCAATTGTCTTTGTCCTGCTTTATTAATTTAACTtgtttttaagttatattttgttggttaaatcattttttttattattttgtaattatctaacaaataaaaaattacccatcttatataatttaatataaaatttatttaaaaaatgtagtcATGTGTGCagtaaaattgaaaactgagGGTGCGATGCATTGTGATATCGAATTAAATCGAATCGTTGACATGATAATCGTAACTGAATCATGAAGACAGGGAAGATTTACACCCCTAACATTTTCCATcccaaaataaattacattcatttagaaaacacataatatataattctttaatatatttaaattgtaaaacagTATTGAATTAATAGAACCCTAgtgaaaataatgataattacATAAACTCAGTGTTAAATCTGGAAGAACTGTACCAATGAGAATGAAATATTTAGCTTTAGAGTTCcagaatacagtttttaatggtcTAAAAGATCTTAACAGTCCAAAAATAAGTTCTTATCCTTCAGATTAATTCTGGTGTTTAAACAATGTTTGCACGAGATTTGTCTGACTAGTCATTTTCCCTTCAATGACGACAGAAAGGATTCTCAACTTCTGTGAATGTTTGGCTTTAGTAAGCCGAGCACAGTGATGCAGCAGAATCTCTATGAGAGTCCTGCATTTACATGTTCTGCCATTTTCCATCAGTGCGcacaaatacaacaacaacaaaatagatTAAGTGCATGTATTTCTGAGTGTGAACAGATCTAGTCCTAGCGAACCTCTTCCACTAGAAGCCCTTAATCTTCTAAAGTACAGAGAGAACGTAAGTCTAGAGAGCTGAGCCTAGTGCTGATGTGTGGTAGTGTGAGCTGCTCAGATGTCGCTGGACGGCGTGCCCTTGCTCTTGCGGCCGGGCAGAGGGAAGGCAGACTTGCTCTGGGGTTGAGTGAGGCGGCTGGTGAGGCTGGTGAAGGGTTCGATCAAAGATCTTCTGTCTGTGACGGTCACCTCCCAGAGTTTGAGCTTCTCTCCGCGCGCCCACTGCTGCGCCGCGTCCTGATCCACCTGCCTCCGCTCGCGCAGGTCACACTTATTCCCCAGcaccatcaccatcacctgcacacacacacagcacaatcaaaAGACTTCATTAGTGGAGAATGTTTGCCCTTcttatttcttttaaaacagatgtattggattattttaatgacatattatctatctatatacagtaCTTGTCAAAAGTACTGTTCGGAaacattttgatttttaaattattttaatgaattctcttaagcctgcatttatttgatcaaaaatgaagtaaaacagcATTTGACACAGCTATTTTACATAGGAATATATATCAATggaatatatatcaaatatatatcaaataatttgctgcttaatattttgtggatttatttttttatttgattcttcgattaatagaaagtaaaaaaaaaacagcatttatttgaaactgaaatcctttagtaacattatgaatgtctttactgtcacttttgatcgatttaatgcatatttgctgaaaaaaaagcaaatctattaaaaacaaacacacaccaatCATGGTTTCTGCATAGATatgaaacagcacaactgttttcataaatTATCACATAATTACCATTAGACATAAATAATAACTATTAGCTGCATTTACATGGACCCTTCTAATCCGATAGTAAtagactagaagcacaatcagaataaaaatgtcacatgtaaacacgtcaatcggatTCAATTTTGATCGGATTGTAAAGGGTGGATAATCCCTTTTGTAATCTgagcgagaggacatgtaaacacttcggattgaaaaccgaaactggaaagtactgcgcaaCTATTAGCGCACCTAATGTTTcctagagtgatttctgaaggaccctgtgagactgaagactgaaatATGTATATCTTTCATGCCTCTTTTTTGTCTCTGGACTTGTCGATCTCCTTCTTCAAGAGCTCGACTCTTCTGAAGGACTCCAGGCTGTCGATGCTGTAGACCAGCACGAAGCCGTCCGCCACTGAGAAGAAGTGTTTGGGTAACTCCAGCCCCTCTCGCAGTCCTCTTGTGTCGTAGAGGCGTAACTGCTCCCTCACGCCGCGGTCCGTCTCCACAGACGCCACGTATATGTCCTCCTGAGTGTCGCTTGTGTCTGCACCTGACACCAGACAGACCTTCACATGCTGCTTTAACAGCTTCACACGCTATTCATTGTTTCATGAATGAAGCACAGTGCACATGCTGAAAAGGCATGCAATGTTTGCATTCGTGCAGTCTATTAACAAATCGACCGATGACTATTCAAC
Protein-coding regions in this window:
- the nkiras1 gene encoding NF-kappa-B inhibitor-interacting Ras-like protein 1 encodes the protein MGKGCKVVVCGMASVGKTAILEQLLYGSHTVGADTSDTQEDIYVASVETDRGVREQLRLYDTRGLREGLELPKHFFSVADGFVLVYSIDSLESFRRVELLKKEIDKSRDKKEVMVMVLGNKCDLRERRQVDQDAAQQWARGEKLKLWEVTVTDRRSLIEPFTSLTSRLTQPQSKSAFPLPGRKSKGTPSSDI